The Chryseobacterium nakagawai genome has a segment encoding these proteins:
- a CDS encoding YchJ family protein codes for MNCPCCSGKSYEECCKPYHTGEKNAPTAEGLMRSRFSAFAIPNGEYLMETTLPGKRKFHNKQDLQEWGEINEWTKLEIIQTPTLNHVEFKAYYTDQDGHPQIHHEFSVFQKMHERWYYVSGEFLD; via the coding sequence ATGAATTGTCCCTGCTGTTCAGGAAAATCCTACGAAGAATGCTGTAAGCCTTATCACACCGGAGAAAAAAATGCTCCTACTGCTGAAGGATTAATGCGTTCAAGATTTTCGGCCTTCGCTATTCCCAACGGTGAATATTTAATGGAAACTACCCTTCCGGGAAAACGAAAATTCCACAACAAACAGGATTTACAGGAATGGGGAGAGATTAATGAATGGACAAAACTGGAAATTATTCAAACTCCTACCTTAAACCATGTAGAGTTTAAGGCTTATTATACAGACCAAGATGGTCATCCGCAAATTCATCACGAATTTTCTGTTTTTCAGAAAATGCATGAACGCTGGTATTATGTTTCAGGTGAATTTTTAGATTAA
- a CDS encoding metallophosphoesterase family protein → MKILHTADWHLGKKLDRFSRLEEQASVMEEIIAIADEEQADLILVAGDLFDNFNPAVEAVELFYKTLKRLSQNGKRPVIAIAGNHDSPNLINAPDPLARECGIILIGHPKAKITPFGTEHFSITHSKEGFIEVKINTIDFPIRLLHTPYANEIRLKEYLGENKEEEINNVLSKTWKDLANQFCDENGINLLTAHLYMNKRGGEILEEPEGEKPIKIGNADLIYSDSIPEQIQYTALGHLHGYQNIGTKEKPVVYSSSPLCYSFSEAGQTKYISIIDAEPGQPVSYEKKVLKSGRTLVRKTFTSVYETVQWLQENPNTFIELTLESETFLTADERRLIYQSHTGIVHLIPKVKSKEFGEETNQEINLNQNIETLFKDYFKSKNAGQEANEELMKLFNEILNT, encoded by the coding sequence ATGAAAATTCTACACACCGCCGACTGGCATTTAGGAAAAAAACTGGATCGCTTTTCCCGACTGGAAGAGCAGGCTTCAGTGATGGAGGAAATCATTGCGATTGCTGATGAAGAACAGGCAGACCTTATTCTTGTTGCCGGTGATCTTTTTGATAATTTTAACCCCGCTGTTGAAGCTGTTGAACTTTTTTATAAAACACTGAAACGTTTGTCTCAAAACGGAAAACGTCCTGTAATCGCCATTGCCGGGAATCACGATTCCCCCAACCTCATCAATGCACCAGATCCATTGGCTAGAGAATGTGGAATTATTCTAATTGGCCATCCCAAAGCAAAAATTACTCCGTTTGGAACAGAACATTTTAGTATTACCCATTCAAAAGAAGGTTTTATAGAAGTGAAAATCAACACTATTGATTTTCCAATAAGACTATTGCATACTCCTTACGCTAATGAAATCCGTTTGAAAGAATATTTAGGAGAAAATAAAGAAGAAGAGATCAATAATGTCCTTTCGAAAACTTGGAAAGATCTTGCTAATCAGTTCTGTGATGAAAATGGGATTAACCTGTTGACCGCTCATTTGTATATGAATAAAAGAGGAGGTGAAATTTTGGAAGAACCCGAAGGAGAAAAACCGATTAAAATTGGAAATGCTGATCTTATTTATTCTGACAGTATTCCGGAACAGATTCAATATACAGCTTTGGGTCACCTACATGGTTATCAGAATATCGGAACAAAGGAAAAGCCCGTAGTGTATTCATCTTCTCCCCTTTGCTATAGCTTTAGTGAGGCAGGTCAGACAAAATATATATCCATTATTGATGCAGAACCGGGGCAACCAGTTTCTTATGAAAAAAAGGTATTGAAAAGCGGAAGAACTTTAGTGCGAAAAACTTTTACATCTGTCTATGAAACTGTTCAGTGGTTGCAGGAAAATCCAAATACATTTATTGAACTTACATTAGAAAGTGAAACCTTTTTAACGGCTGATGAACGAAGGCTCATTTATCAGTCTCATACTGGAATTGTCCATCTTATTCCTAAAGTTAAAAGTAAGGAGTTCGGTGAAGAAACAAACCAAGAAATTAATTTAAATCAGAATATAGAAACATTGTTTAAGGATTATTTTAAATCAAAGAATGCAGGACAGGAGGCCAATGAAGAATTGATGAAATTGTTTAACGAAATTCTAAATACCTAA
- a CDS encoding LLM class flavin-dependent oxidoreductase, with translation MELGIGMFGDLAFDQSTGKYRDAGTKLHEILEQVKFMDEVGIDVFAMGEHHRPDYAVSSPEIVLAAAASITKNIKLASGVTVLSSSEPVKVYEDFSTLDLISNGRAEIFVGRGSFIESFPLYGYSLNDYEELFDEKLDLLLKINSEENVTWSGKLRAPMKDQTVYPRAKNDGKLSIWRAVGGTPQSVLSAAQLGMPLVVAIIGGMPIQFKNLIEFYKQEYQKAGHDMSKMQIAIHSHTFVSDDQKVVDGYFHNYKSQMDRIGSSRGWAPYTKMQYDGGRSKDGALFIGSPAEVADKIAYMKEIFGITRFIGHMDIGDPAHDVMMRSIELFGKEVKPLVQNL, from the coding sequence ATGGAATTAGGAATAGGAATGTTCGGAGATTTAGCTTTCGATCAGTCAACAGGGAAATATAGAGATGCAGGAACCAAGCTTCATGAAATTCTTGAGCAGGTAAAATTCATGGATGAGGTAGGAATAGATGTCTTTGCGATGGGAGAGCATCATCGTCCGGATTATGCTGTTTCTTCGCCGGAAATAGTATTGGCAGCAGCGGCAAGCATTACCAAAAATATAAAATTAGCAAGTGGAGTAACTGTTTTGAGTTCATCAGAACCGGTAAAAGTGTATGAAGACTTTTCTACATTGGATTTAATTTCAAACGGAAGAGCAGAAATATTCGTTGGACGAGGGAGCTTTATTGAGTCATTTCCTTTATATGGTTATTCGTTGAATGACTATGAAGAGCTTTTCGATGAAAAACTGGATTTATTATTAAAAATCAATTCTGAAGAAAATGTGACCTGGTCAGGAAAGCTTCGCGCTCCAATGAAAGACCAGACTGTATATCCAAGAGCAAAAAATGATGGTAAGCTTTCTATCTGGAGAGCAGTGGGAGGGACTCCACAGTCTGTTTTAAGTGCTGCTCAATTAGGAATGCCATTAGTAGTCGCCATCATTGGCGGAATGCCGATCCAGTTTAAAAATCTGATTGAATTCTACAAACAGGAATATCAAAAAGCAGGACACGATATGTCTAAAATGCAGATTGCAATTCATTCACATACTTTTGTAAGTGATGATCAGAAGGTGGTGGATGGATATTTCCACAATTACAAATCTCAAATGGATAGAATAGGCTCTTCCAGAGGCTGGGCACCTTATACCAAAATGCAGTATGATGGTGGAAGAAGTAAAGACGGGGCATTATTTATCGGAAGCCCGGCTGAGGTAGCAGATAAGATTGCTTACATGAAAGAAATCTTTGGAATTACAAGATTTATTGGTCATATGGATATTGGCGATCCGGCTCATGATGTCATGATGAGGTCTATTGAACTATTTGGAAAAGAAGTAAAACCATTGGTACAAAACCTGTAA
- a CDS encoding AAA family ATPase, producing MIPIRLTVEGLYSYQERQTIDFKNLTEAGLFGIFGAVGSGKSSVLEAISFALYGETERLNMRDKRAYNMMNLKSNSSYIEFDFINYENKLFRATRDFRRNSKKFDDVKPNSVAFYENIDGKWIPLDHSNAETIIGLSYSNFKRTIIIPQGQFKEFLELGAADRTNMMKEIFSLQRYDLQNNVSTLNTKNRSELDQLEGQLKGFEEVNEEKIQLRKDLLEEEQKKLVQANEKFEKASQTYQQLKNLKTDFESLKLNQENFGKLSEQKTQMDALEAQSERYDHTFRVFNPLITEKNRLLKSIVEKGNEKENQTKALQETEITFKVVKEQLTALEPKVKALEQSRIQENDLSLIVQILKFHDEIKTLNERTQKGSEKVAEVEVQRDMIQKKITELSKNMEVLKAQKLDPSLISDVGNWFIQQKNFKKSHQEQIEKTEKHQKQIELIAEELKPFAIQENFKTDFNNKKETLEAKKKELSQKLDHLKIQKELSRFASELHHGEACPLCGSQEHPHIVEFHDINTELQDIQEKIKIVEQEAQHLQQQETAIEKILDRKKIFEEQLISEQKVLQQIQKDREIHLQQFIWKQFSPDHEDDFEKKRSDSFAIEKQIEEADKTINLERETLEKESKVLEKYKNALETFKLEEATKQKEINISRSNLKMLEWEHYEQKTVTEIEGAYQKLAQSNTETEQLYQKTSQQEKDLAPKLAEQKAIVSQSEKQIAELEKEISGNQQTIDKALNEHNFTVFNEVEKILQQEINIQEARAKIQQFKIDFETLKKVIEGLELKLRGLSFDDEQFSLAEKHFGEAQAELKQINDSVVTMIAEKDRLEKEYQKKEELLKELSKLQKRSENLKLMINLFKGAGFVQYVSSIYLRQLCDHANTRFHRMTRNQLSLQLNENNDFEIIDYLNEGRSRSVKTLSGGQAFQVSLSLALALAESVQSNAQADKNFFFIDEGFGTQDTESVNIVFETLTNLMKENRIVGIISHVEELKEKIPTALNIIKDEERGSLIEII from the coding sequence ATGATTCCTATTCGATTAACAGTTGAAGGTTTGTATTCCTACCAGGAGCGCCAGACCATAGATTTTAAAAATCTTACGGAAGCGGGATTATTTGGTATTTTCGGAGCAGTAGGTTCCGGAAAATCATCAGTTCTTGAAGCCATTTCGTTTGCATTGTATGGGGAAACGGAACGTTTGAATATGCGTGACAAAAGAGCGTATAATATGATGAATTTAAAATCGAACAGCTCTTATATTGAGTTTGATTTTATTAATTATGAAAATAAACTTTTTCGCGCTACCAGGGATTTCAGACGAAATTCCAAGAAGTTTGATGATGTAAAGCCTAATTCTGTAGCGTTCTATGAAAATATTGATGGAAAGTGGATTCCTTTGGATCATTCCAATGCGGAAACTATTATTGGTTTAAGTTATTCCAACTTCAAACGTACCATCATTATTCCTCAAGGGCAATTCAAAGAGTTTCTTGAATTAGGTGCTGCTGACAGAACCAATATGATGAAGGAAATTTTCAGCCTTCAGCGGTATGATCTGCAGAATAATGTTTCAACTTTGAATACCAAAAACAGATCTGAGCTGGATCAGCTTGAAGGACAGCTGAAAGGTTTTGAAGAAGTGAATGAAGAAAAAATTCAACTCCGGAAAGATCTTTTGGAAGAGGAACAAAAAAAACTGGTCCAAGCCAATGAAAAGTTTGAAAAAGCTTCCCAGACTTATCAACAACTGAAAAATTTAAAAACTGATTTTGAAAGTTTAAAACTAAACCAGGAAAACTTCGGTAAACTATCTGAACAAAAAACTCAGATGGATGCTCTGGAAGCTCAATCGGAACGGTACGATCATACTTTTAGAGTTTTTAATCCTTTGATTACCGAAAAAAACAGGCTTTTAAAGAGCATTGTTGAAAAAGGAAATGAGAAAGAAAACCAAACCAAAGCTTTACAGGAAACAGAAATTACTTTTAAGGTTGTAAAAGAACAACTTACTGCTCTAGAACCTAAAGTCAAAGCACTGGAACAGTCCAGAATACAGGAAAATGATTTAAGTCTTATTGTACAAATTCTGAAGTTTCATGATGAGATTAAAACTCTTAATGAAAGAACTCAAAAAGGCTCAGAAAAAGTAGCGGAAGTAGAAGTTCAAAGAGATATGATTCAGAAAAAAATCACTGAATTGTCTAAAAATATGGAGGTTTTAAAGGCTCAAAAGCTTGATCCCTCTTTAATTTCCGATGTGGGTAACTGGTTTATTCAACAAAAAAACTTTAAGAAATCACATCAGGAGCAGATTGAAAAAACTGAAAAACATCAGAAACAGATTGAACTCATTGCTGAAGAATTAAAACCTTTTGCGATTCAGGAAAACTTTAAAACTGATTTCAATAATAAAAAGGAAACGCTGGAAGCAAAGAAAAAGGAACTTTCTCAAAAGCTGGATCATTTAAAAATCCAAAAAGAATTGTCACGTTTTGCCAGTGAACTTCATCATGGGGAAGCCTGTCCACTTTGTGGTTCCCAGGAGCATCCGCATATTGTGGAATTTCATGATATCAACACCGAACTACAGGACATTCAGGAAAAAATAAAGATCGTTGAACAAGAAGCTCAACATCTTCAGCAACAGGAAACTGCTATTGAGAAAATACTGGATAGAAAAAAGATCTTTGAAGAGCAACTGATCTCTGAACAAAAAGTTCTTCAGCAGATCCAAAAGGATAGGGAAATTCATCTCCAACAGTTTATATGGAAACAGTTCAGCCCGGATCATGAGGATGATTTTGAGAAAAAAAGATCGGATTCGTTTGCTATCGAAAAACAAATTGAAGAAGCAGACAAAACCATTAATCTGGAACGTGAGACCCTTGAAAAAGAAAGCAAAGTTCTTGAAAAATATAAAAATGCTTTGGAAACCTTCAAGCTGGAAGAGGCTACCAAGCAGAAAGAAATCAATATCAGCCGTTCTAACCTTAAGATGCTAGAATGGGAACATTATGAGCAAAAGACTGTAACAGAAATTGAAGGAGCTTATCAGAAATTAGCGCAATCCAATACTGAAACAGAACAGCTATATCAAAAAACCTCTCAACAGGAAAAAGATCTTGCTCCTAAACTTGCAGAGCAGAAAGCTATCGTCAGCCAGTCTGAAAAACAAATTGCAGAACTTGAAAAAGAAATTTCCGGGAATCAGCAAACTATTGATAAAGCTTTAAACGAGCACAATTTTACAGTATTTAATGAAGTGGAAAAGATTCTTCAGCAGGAAATCAATATTCAGGAAGCAAGAGCTAAAATCCAGCAATTCAAAATTGATTTTGAAACTTTAAAGAAAGTTATTGAAGGTCTGGAGCTAAAACTTAGGGGGCTTTCCTTTGATGATGAACAGTTTTCATTGGCAGAAAAACACTTTGGAGAAGCTCAGGCTGAACTGAAGCAGATCAATGATTCTGTGGTAACTATGATTGCTGAAAAAGACAGACTAGAGAAGGAATACCAGAAAAAAGAAGAGCTTCTAAAGGAATTATCAAAGCTTCAAAAACGTTCTGAAAACCTGAAACTGATGATAAACCTGTTCAAAGGTGCCGGTTTTGTACAATATGTTTCCTCAATTTATCTAAGACAACTGTGTGATCATGCCAATACCCGCTTCCACAGGATGACAAGAAACCAACTGAGTCTACAGCTTAATGAAAATAATGACTTTGAGATCATCGATTATCTTAACGAAGGCAGAAGCAGAAGTGTGAAAACACTTTCAGGTGGTCAGGCTTTCCAGGTATCTTTAAGCCTTGCCTTAGCGTTGGCAGAAAGTGTTCAATCCAATGCTCAGGCTGATAAAAACTTCTTTTTTATTGATGAAGGTTTTGGAACTCAGGATACGGAATCTGTGAATATTGTATTTGAAACACTGACCAATCTGATGAAGGAAAATAGAATTGTGGGAATTATTTCTCACGTAGAAGAGCTTAAAGAAAAAATTCCTACAGCACTCAACATTATCAAGGATGAGGAAAGAGGAAGTTTAATTGAGATTATCTAA
- a CDS encoding FKBP-type peptidyl-prolyl cis-trans isomerase: MTIENNHVVAVKYILHTIEADGSKVLVEETTAENPLTFLYGVGMMIPKFEENILGLKAGDKAAFVIQPEEAYGERQPDAIAQLPLEMFQESGTPPVGAILPLSDNQGNNFQAFVVEVTPEAVVADLNHPMAGKVLDFQVEILNTRPATEEELSHGHAHGIDGTDAH; encoded by the coding sequence ATGACAATTGAAAACAATCACGTTGTAGCTGTAAAGTATATCCTTCACACTATCGAAGCAGATGGAAGTAAAGTTCTTGTAGAAGAAACAACAGCAGAAAATCCACTTACATTTTTGTATGGTGTTGGAATGATGATTCCAAAGTTTGAAGAAAATATCCTTGGTCTAAAAGCTGGTGATAAAGCTGCTTTTGTAATTCAGCCTGAAGAAGCTTACGGAGAAAGACAGCCTGATGCTATTGCTCAATTGCCGCTTGAAATGTTCCAGGAATCAGGAACTCCACCTGTTGGGGCGATTTTACCTCTATCAGACAATCAGGGGAACAATTTCCAGGCTTTTGTAGTAGAAGTAACTCCTGAAGCTGTAGTAGCAGACCTTAACCACCCAATGGCTGGTAAAGTTTTAGATTTCCAGGTTGAAATTTTAAACACTCGTCCTGCAACAGAAGAGGAATTATCACACGGTCACGCTCACGGAATTGACGGTACTGACGCTCACTAA
- a CDS encoding VF530 family protein — protein sequence MEEKSKDPLHGKRLDAILEELVEYYEGFEKLGEQINIKCFTDNPSISSSLKFLRKTPWARTKVESLYLFVLRQKKKRGDQK from the coding sequence ATGGAAGAAAAATCAAAAGATCCTTTACACGGAAAAAGACTCGATGCTATCCTTGAAGAATTGGTAGAATACTACGAAGGATTTGAAAAATTAGGTGAGCAAATTAATATAAAATGCTTTACAGATAATCCAAGCATCAGTTCCTCTTTAAAGTTTTTAAGGAAAACACCTTGGGCAAGAACGAAAGTAGAGAGCTTGTATCTTTTTGTACTGAGACAGAAGAAAAAGAGAGGAGACCAGAAATAA
- a CDS encoding GIN domain-containing protein, with amino-acid sequence MKKRTLFIFSALVVLGSCNERHEKKNRENNNGWVEKVINKETGPIQQREFKGDFDEIQVSQAIDAEIIKSDVEKVIISAPQSIIDEILVENSGGKLHIHYKKGIRVMNISKVTAKIYTRDFTKLTAESAASINVKDKFTQEKTSVEVSSAGSVSGNLEANDFNINADSSSNFSGKIWAVNLDIESSSGSSIDISGKAKNADISSSSGSSISAKGVIVDHVEADASSGASIHISAVSSVKAEASSGGSVDIARKGDLKNITKNESSGGSVNIE; translated from the coding sequence ATGAAAAAAAGAACTCTTTTTATTTTTTCAGCCTTAGTGGTATTGGGCTCATGTAATGAAAGACATGAGAAAAAAAATAGAGAAAACAATAATGGGTGGGTAGAGAAAGTCATCAATAAAGAAACCGGGCCTATTCAGCAGAGAGAATTCAAAGGAGATTTTGATGAAATTCAGGTTTCTCAGGCTATTGATGCAGAGATTATAAAATCCGATGTAGAAAAAGTGATCATTTCAGCACCTCAAAGTATTATTGACGAAATTCTTGTAGAAAATAGTGGTGGGAAACTTCATATTCACTATAAGAAAGGAATCAGAGTGATGAATATCAGTAAAGTTACAGCAAAAATTTATACCAGGGATTTTACAAAACTGACTGCAGAATCAGCTGCAAGCATTAATGTAAAAGATAAGTTTACTCAGGAAAAAACCAGTGTTGAAGTATCCAGTGCTGGAAGTGTTTCAGGGAACCTGGAAGCTAACGATTTTAATATTAATGCAGATAGCAGCAGTAATTTCAGTGGAAAAATCTGGGCTGTAAATCTTGATATAGAATCTTCATCAGGATCAAGTATTGATATTTCTGGAAAAGCAAAAAATGCAGATATCAGTTCTTCTTCGGGAAGCAGCATTTCGGCTAAGGGTGTTATTGTAGATCATGTAGAAGCAGATGCATCCAGTGGAGCCAGTATTCACATCAGTGCTGTTTCTTCAGTGAAAGCTGAAGCTTCTTCAGGTGGAAGTGTAGATATTGCCAGAAAAGGAGATCTTAAAAACATCACTAAGAATGAAAGCAGTGGCGGAAGTGTAAATATCGAATAA
- a CDS encoding M3 family metallopeptidase: MKNISSVLLISALAFNQSCTTMKQTDTQQELPAPDPSLSSNPFMKKSKLQYEAPEFDKIKNEHFKPAFEFGLKQHAAEIEKIANNPASPTFENTIVALEKSGEVLRRTQIVFSNLTSANTNSTLQALDEEYAPIFAAHSDKMYLNENLYKRIKSIKEDGLDPESKRLVQYYKQNFEIAGANLSAADKEKLKQINQELASLSTQYANKLLEARKQGGVFFSEAKELDGLSADEIAAAAADAKTAGQPGKYLLALQNTTQQPLLQNLKNRATREKLFKASWTRAEKGDANDTRETIEKLAKIRLKKAQILGKKNFAEWKLQDQMAKTPEAATKLMNQVATPAVETARREAKDIQDLIDQQKGGFKVEPWDWNFYAEQVRKAKFDLDESEIKPYFEITTVLEKGVFFAAEKFYGLTFKKRTDLPVYHPDVVTYEVFDHDGKSIAIYYLDFYTRDSKNGGAWMSNFVEQSYLMGTKPVIVNCYNYQKPAPGKPSLISFDDVSTIFHEFGHSIHGMFASQKYPSLSGTNVPRDFVEFPSQINEHWALDPMVIKSYAVHYETKQPIPQALIDKIKKAATFNQGYMTTELVSAAALDMDWHSVTNDNQLIPVLDFEKQSLTNHGFTLATVPPRYHTPYFAHIWGGGYSAGYYAYLWSETLDNDAWEWISKNGGLTRENGDRFRKYILSVGNSVDLNQAFRDFTGHDPDIKPLLRNRGFIK; the protein is encoded by the coding sequence ATGAAGAATATTTCATCGGTATTATTAATTTCTGCCTTGGCGTTCAATCAATCTTGTACTACAATGAAACAGACCGATACTCAACAGGAACTTCCTGCTCCCGATCCATCATTATCTTCAAACCCTTTTATGAAGAAGAGCAAGCTTCAGTACGAAGCTCCGGAGTTTGACAAAATTAAAAACGAACATTTTAAACCGGCTTTTGAATTCGGATTAAAGCAGCATGCTGCTGAAATTGAAAAGATTGCCAACAATCCAGCTTCTCCTACTTTTGAAAATACCATCGTTGCATTGGAAAAGAGTGGTGAAGTACTAAGAAGAACTCAAATTGTTTTTTCTAATCTGACAAGTGCAAATACAAACTCTACTCTACAGGCTTTGGATGAAGAATATGCTCCAATTTTTGCAGCACATTCTGATAAAATGTACCTGAATGAAAATCTTTATAAAAGAATCAAATCCATCAAAGAAGACGGACTTGATCCTGAAAGCAAGAGATTGGTACAATACTACAAGCAAAACTTTGAGATTGCAGGAGCTAACCTTTCTGCTGCGGATAAAGAAAAACTGAAGCAGATCAACCAGGAGCTGGCTTCTCTTTCTACTCAATATGCTAATAAATTATTGGAAGCAAGAAAGCAAGGTGGAGTATTCTTTTCTGAAGCAAAGGAACTTGACGGACTTTCTGCTGACGAAATTGCAGCGGCAGCAGCTGATGCTAAAACAGCAGGACAACCGGGTAAATACCTTCTTGCTTTACAAAATACAACCCAGCAACCTCTTTTACAGAATCTGAAAAACAGAGCAACCAGAGAAAAGTTATTCAAAGCTTCATGGACGAGAGCTGAGAAAGGTGATGCTAACGATACACGAGAAACAATTGAAAAGCTAGCTAAGATCAGATTGAAGAAAGCTCAGATTCTTGGTAAAAAGAATTTCGCTGAATGGAAACTTCAGGATCAGATGGCGAAAACCCCTGAAGCGGCTACTAAGCTAATGAATCAGGTTGCAACACCAGCAGTAGAGACAGCAAGACGTGAAGCAAAGGATATTCAGGATCTTATCGATCAGCAAAAAGGAGGTTTCAAAGTAGAACCTTGGGACTGGAATTTCTATGCTGAGCAGGTAAGAAAAGCTAAATTTGATCTTGATGAAAGCGAGATTAAACCTTATTTTGAAATCACAACCGTTTTAGAAAAAGGAGTTTTCTTCGCTGCTGAAAAATTCTACGGATTAACATTCAAAAAGAGAACGGACCTTCCGGTATATCACCCGGATGTAGTAACTTATGAAGTTTTCGATCATGATGGAAAATCTATCGCGATCTATTATCTGGATTTCTATACAAGAGATTCTAAAAATGGTGGTGCCTGGATGAGTAACTTCGTAGAACAGTCTTATCTTATGGGAACAAAACCTGTAATCGTAAACTGTTACAATTATCAGAAACCTGCTCCTGGGAAGCCTTCATTAATCAGTTTTGATGATGTTTCAACCATTTTCCATGAGTTTGGGCACTCTATTCACGGAATGTTTGCAAGCCAGAAATATCCATCTCTTTCCGGAACAAATGTACCAAGAGACTTTGTAGAATTCCCTTCTCAGATTAATGAGCATTGGGCACTAGATCCGATGGTTATAAAGAGCTATGCAGTTCATTACGAGACAAAACAGCCTATTCCACAAGCTTTAATAGACAAGATTAAAAAAGCAGCTACTTTCAACCAGGGATATATGACTACAGAATTGGTTTCTGCAGCAGCTTTAGATATGGATTGGCATTCTGTAACCAATGACAACCAGCTGATCCCTGTTTTAGATTTTGAAAAACAGTCTTTAACCAACCACGGCTTTACTTTAGCAACAGTTCCTCCAAGATATCATACTCCTTATTTTGCACACATCTGGGGTGGTGGATATTCAGCAGGATATTATGCCTATCTGTGGTCTGAAACATTGGATAACGATGCATGGGAATGGATTAGTAAGAATGGTGGTTTAACCAGGGAAAATGGTGACCGTTTCAGAAAATACATTCTTTCCGTAGGAAATTCTGTAGATCTTAATCAGGCCTTCAGAGATTTCACAGGACATGATCCGGACATTAAACCTTTATTAAGAAACAGAGGGTTTATTAAATAA